DNA from Evansella sp. LMS18:
AACCCTTCATGAAATTTAGCACCAGGGGCTCCATTTATTTCGAAGATCCAATATCTTTTATTCTCATCGATCGCAATATCTAAACCTAACTCATCTACTGCATGTCCATATAGTTCATCGGTTTCTAATGTCATCTTTTCTGCTATTTGAAGTAAATCCTGTTCAATTCTTTTTGCATCAGCTCCATATTCACTCTTTAGAAAGTCAATTAAATCTCCTGTTCTCCCACCTTTACTTATGTTACTTAATATACTATCTTTATTCCCTATCCGAGGATATATTTTAGTTAACTCCCATTCTCCGTTCTTATTTTTCTGATAATGTGCCCGTATATCAAACGGTTCTTTTTGCTTTGTATAACATGGTATGAATTCTTGAGAAATAAAAATGTTGTCCTTTAAATTTAATGAATCTATAAAGGTATCAAAATCCACGTACGTATATATTTTACTCTTTTTATGCTCTTTTAATATATATTTATCTCGTTTTTTCTCAATATAGTATACTCTCTCTCCCTGATTACCTTTTATAGGTTTTAGGACAACTTTTTGTTTCATATCAATAAAGTTATAAAGATCACTTTTGTTTATTATTACTTTAAAAGGGATAAAATACTGTGTAGTTTTCCCTCCTTTCACAAACTTTTCTGGTAAGGTATATTTACCTCCAACCGATACACTAGTAAAGGGGATTCTACGCCTTAATTCCCTTTCAATATAAGATTGATTAAAATATTCAACCGGGTATAAATTATAAATGACATCAGGAAAATGAAAGTCCCTATTTAATATTTTATTACCTTCTAAAACCTTTCCACCAATAATTTTCTCCTGTTCAAAATCTACATTTTCTGCTGAAAAATAAGTAACCGTCACTCCTAACTTTTTTCCCTCTTCATGTATTGCTCTGATTCGATTCATATTCGCTACTTTAATTGGATTCTCTCTGTCTATATAAACGCCTACAAGTTTTGTTTTATCCTTTAAATCCTCAGATATCCTCATATTAATTTCATTTTTCAACTCGTTAATTTTTGGTTTAATTTTAAATTGAAAAATACTTCTAGATTCTATATACTTCTGCGCCTCTACACATTTAACAAAAAGTAAAATATTATTGTTTATGACATCAATAAAGCTTGTTGCATCTTGAAAACTTTGATTACTATTAAAAAATTTTGTTAAGTGAGATAAACCATGAACTATAGACTCTAAATTAATTAATAAACTAGGAAGTGGTTTGCCTGATTCTCCTTCCCTGATAGTCACATCTATAAGTTCAATCACAGTATCAAGTATATTTATAATTTGTTTTGATTCACCATTATGTTTATCATCCATAAAATCATCCCTCTGATATTAATTAAACTACTTAATTGATAAAAAAGCTCCGGTCATAATTGGACCGAAGCTTTAAATGGAATTAACCCAATAATTGTAGGACTGACTGTGGTGCTTGGTTCGCTTGAGCTAACATTGACTGGGAAGCTTGAGAAAGTATGTTTGCCCGTGTCATTTCCATCATTTCTTGTGCCATATCAACATCACGGATTCGAGATTCTGCAGCCGATAGGTTCTCAGATGATGTCTTTAAGTTATTGATTGTATGTTCAAGTCGATTCTGGTTTGCACCTAACATTGATCGTTCTGCAGATACTGCTTTAATAGCATCATCAATTGTACTGATTGCTGCATCAGCATCAGATTGATTACCAATACTTAATGCATTAACACCTAACTCGCCATCAGATTTCATATTTTGTATTGTGATACTCATATTTTGTCCATTATTTGCCCCTATATGGAATGTAAATGTACCACTTTCTCCACCTGTCCCATCAAGTAGGTTTTCCGTATTAAACTCAGTTTGTGTTGCAATTCTGTCAATTTCTGAAATTAACTCGTCAACCTCCTTTTGTAGTTCTGCACGGTCATCATCCGTATTTGTATCGTTAGCAGATTGTACAGCTAATTCACGCATCCGTTGAAGAATGTCGTGTGTTTCGTTTAATGCTCCCTCAGCAGTCTGGATTAAAGAGATACCGTCTTGTGCATTACGGCTTGCTTGATTTAAACCAGAGATTTGTGCACGCATCTTTTCAGAGATTGCTAAACCTGCTGCATCGTCTCCTGCACGATTAATACGTAAACCAGAAGATAATTTCTCCATTGCGTTTGTATTAGCTTGTTGGTTGATACCCATTTGACGGTGAGTGTTTAACGCTGGAATGTTGTTGTTAATAATCATTAAAATTCCTCCTTGAATTTGGTTTTTTTTCTTCCATTCACATCCTTGTGGGTGGAAGTTCGTTTGTCTGGTCATCGGGAAGGTGTCGGCCGCCACCTTCCTTTTGACCGTTACATTTTTTATATCGACAATATTTCCTTTTTGTTTAATAAAATCACAAAAAAATATAAAAAAACGAAGGAATCATCGCTCCTCCGTTTTCGCACTCAAACTATCACTCTTTAATTATGAAATAAATATTATAGCTACCTTCGTGCTTCGACCCAGCCGTTTTTGATGGCGGTGACCATCGCGTGGGTGCGGTCGTTCGCTTTTACTTTTTTCAGAAGGTGGCTGATGATTGTGCTGATTGTGGACGGTGCCAGATAAAGTTTCTCCGCTATTTTCTGGTTATTGTGGCCGTCGAGAATTAACTGGAGCACATCCTGCTCGTTGTTTGTGAGAATTCCATCTACCAGATCTTTATTCAGAACAAGCTGGTCGATCGGCTGATCCCTGAGCTTCTTTCTTTCAATCTCGTTTACGAGATCTCGGTGCAGGCACGGTTCAATGAAAACTCCTTTTTCTTTCACAAGATCCATCATTGTTTTACAGTGGTTCTTTAAATATCTCAGGGATACGATACCGTTGACCGGATAATGAAGATAAGGGAATAATTCCTTATCCGTACACGATTTATGTACGAGCAAAATGTTCAAACCCGGGTCGTCTCCCCGCCTGTTATACAGTTTCTCCAGAGAATTGATTACTTTCTTGTCATAACCGTCAATAAAGTAAAAAAGACAATTGTAGGATGACGTCTCCAGCGGGAGCTTTTCCTCTTTACTGATTCCCGCTGGTTCGAGCTGCCGGGAAATCTCAGTGATAACACCGTTTGAAATTTCATCTTGTCCATCAACGATGAGGATATTCAGTCTGTCAGTAGGGCTTTTTTGTACGTCCAAAGTTCCTAGCATGAAAGTCTCCTCCCTTCCTATCCTTTTATTTAGGGGTCCTAAATATTACCTGAAGTGACAAGAACCAATGGTCATCATTTACTCTTTTTAAGGCTTCTCTTTTAGTCACAGAACAACTGAGCATCCAAATTGAGGAAAATAATTTTCCTGTGGGCTAAAAAAATCCTGTGCTTCTGTATAATTCTGAGTTTAGTCGTTGTTTTTGTCTGTCGCGTTGGTGAGCTGCTTAAGCACATCGAGGGAACTTGATGCAGCGGCGTTGTTTTCTTCCTGAATCGCCAGGTAGATTTCCTTTCGGTGGATATCAATGTTGTGGGGCGCGCTGATCCCCAGTTTTACCTGGTCCCCTTCAATACCGATAATCTTCACTTCCACGTCGTCGCCGATTTTGATGGATTCATTGAGCTTTCTCGTGAGTACAAGCATGAGTTACCTCTCCCCCTTGTCCGCTTCTGCTGGCTGTACCAGCGGATGCTTCGTGTTATAGGAGGTATCACTCAATACAATCTGCTTCCCCTTTTGCTTGTTGCTGTTAATTACGATGGGGCCGCTCAGGTTTGCTGTAGAACTTTCCAATGTGTCGCGAAGTGTCAGGATGACAAATACTGCTACATCATTTTTGTCTTCAATTTCAAGCTGTTCGATGACACTGTCTGTAAGCTTTGCTTCGTATTGCGGGAAAAACTGAAATGGAGTCATCACTACGAAGGCGAGTCCTGCTGTATTAACTGACTGAAGTATGTAAAACGGGCCTGGTGAGTCACTGAATGGCAGGAGGATAAATTCCTTTTCCTCTTCAAAGCTTGGGACACCGTGTTCGAATGCTATGATATTTTCACGGTTAATTGTTGTCTTTCCGGTGTACTTTGTTTCGATCTGCAAGGTTAATCACTCCATTGAAGAAAAATTTTACCTACATGCTAAATATTTTCCTCTGAAGTGCTTGTATAAATTTTAGCACATTTTCGAGGAAATCTTACCAATTCAAAATTTTTTTAAAAATCAGCCACTCAATCACTCAATTATTGTAACACTTTTGTGGATTAAGCAGTTTTTTAATATTCGGTTAAAATTTATTCGCTGCTATTGTCACTTTAAAGCTTCAACGTTTTACAGTGCACCTAAAAGCTTTTGACCCTTAAAGCCGCTGATTTACCGTGCTTCCTGCGGCCGAAAAGGTTATCCAGTTTTTCTGTTCAAGGTAAACGTCTGTCTGCCATTTCGGAATATGTATTTCCGGGTCGTTTTTCCTTGCGTGAATCGTCGGTTTCCCCCATTTGGATTCAATATCCAGCTCAGAAGGGACAAAATTAAAACGCACTTTAAAGGCGCTTTCCGGCATCATTACCATTCCAGCCTGACGCTGCGGCTTCTCTCCGTTTTGTCTGGCGATAAATGGGGTGGCATTCGTTCCATTCTCAATTTTTTTCAGCTGTTCTCCCTGTCCCGCTGTTTTGGCGATGTATGCCATGGCTGCCTGTTCTCCAATTTGCGACCATTCTTTCGACTGTCTTAGCGATGCTTTCAGATTCGCATCCGCAAAGGCTTCTGACTGGTCGATGTACAATTTTGAGGCAGTCCGGCTGATGTTCAGCGTACCAGCCAGATCCTGGTTGATTTCCAGAGTGGCGGAAGGCTGCCGGACACTCATTTGGGGCCTGGATTGTTGAATGGCTGTCCTGGCGTTCTGCTGCTGGATTTCAATTTGCGGCATATTCATCTGATTTTCCCCTCCTCCACCCAGAAAAGCAGAAGCCATCAGCTCCTGCCTTCTAAGTTCGTTCCTTATCTTAAAAAGTCCATCAATGTCGGCTGCATGATTCTGGAGGTGGAAGCAAGTGCGGCTCGGTGAACATTTTCCGCGGCCAGAAGTTCGGTGATCACTTTCTCGATGTCCACATCTTCGTTTTCAGAAAGAATTCGCTTCGCAATGACTTCCTGCTCCTGGATTCGGTCATCGATCATTTCCACCCTGTTGTATCGTGCGCCAAGCTCCGCTCTTTCGTTAACAACCTTCTCGATTTGCCTGTCAAAGCTGGCAATGAGTCCTATCAGCTCTTCTGATGTTGTTGCCGGGTCTTCCAGCGCTTTTTCCAGCTGGATGATATCACCGAAGAAATCGGCGGAAAAAACCTTGCCTGGGTTAACATTTACCGGTACGTTAACCCCTTTCATAAGCTCGATCTCCACTTTTTCGTTGTTAGTGGAGACTGCTCCTTTTTCAGAAACAACGATTTGCCGCTCCAGCAGCTCATTTGTTTGCCCACTGCCGTTGTTAAAGATTAGCTCCTGATTTTCACCGCCAAGGTCCGTTATCGTAATTGTTTCATTGCTGTCAGCTTTCCGGAAAACAAGTCCTTCTCCTTCATGTTCTGCATCAAGCTCGTAAACTTCACTGTTGTAAGT
Protein-coding regions in this window:
- a CDS encoding YheC/YheD family protein produces the protein MDDKHNGESKQIINILDTVIELIDVTIREGESGKPLPSLLINLESIVHGLSHLTKFFNSNQSFQDATSFIDVINNNILLFVKCVEAQKYIESRSIFQFKIKPKINELKNEINMRISEDLKDKTKLVGVYIDRENPIKVANMNRIRAIHEEGKKLGVTVTYFSAENVDFEQEKIIGGKVLEGNKILNRDFHFPDVIYNLYPVEYFNQSYIERELRRRIPFTSVSVGGKYTLPEKFVKGGKTTQYFIPFKVIINKSDLYNFIDMKQKVVLKPIKGNQGERVYYIEKKRDKYILKEHKKSKIYTYVDFDTFIDSLNLKDNIFISQEFIPCYTKQKEPFDIRAHYQKNKNGEWELTKIYPRIGNKDSILSNISKGGRTGDLIDFLKSEYGADAKRIEQDLLQIAEKMTLETDELYGHAVDELGLDIAIDENKRYWIFEINGAPGAKFHEGLRAKKALEYALYLDNNGIFYQEKNNFSSMNLFNAKQTSLEIYNSSEKMVGLMFRNHLDESDIALARACVYVAKYEGLEVFYFSPKDIDFNNKKIRGKILENRKWVEKIVNYPDGIYDRLRGKGLAYLDNLYMEFSEIPITNELYGDSESKLKIYEFIEAQNIFDKILIPFKSVTDPSDIHELIDKYNKIVLKPEIGSFAIGVQIIEKVKGGGYDIVEDGRLKKYTPKELNKMISERVAKGPLISQKFIKTETIEGYPFDIRVHLMKNINHEWVIVMKQPRIGFNPYVITVAKNGGYLGKYNGFLERNFGTKITKKIEKQINYFTIKLVNSLEKMYQENINEVALDIAVNRKGDIFLIEANMNRPGINYYEFEVAETVIPYIKSKMSK
- a CDS encoding flagellin, giving the protein MIINNNIPALNTHRQMGINQQANTNAMEKLSSGLRINRAGDDAAGLAISEKMRAQISGLNQASRNAQDGISLIQTAEGALNETHDILQRMRELAVQSANDTNTDDDRAELQKEVDELISEIDRIATQTEFNTENLLDGTGGESGTFTFHIGANNGQNMSITIQNMKSDGELGVNALSIGNQSDADAAISTIDDAIKAVSAERSMLGANQNRLEHTINNLKTSSENLSAAESRIRDVDMAQEMMEMTRANILSQASQSMLAQANQAPQSVLQLLG
- a CDS encoding LuxR C-terminal-related transcriptional regulator: MLGTLDVQKSPTDRLNILIVDGQDEISNGVITEISRQLEPAGISKEEKLPLETSSYNCLFYFIDGYDKKVINSLEKLYNRRGDDPGLNILLVHKSCTDKELFPYLHYPVNGIVSLRYLKNHCKTMMDLVKEKGVFIEPCLHRDLVNEIERKKLRDQPIDQLVLNKDLVDGILTNNEQDVLQLILDGHNNQKIAEKLYLAPSTISTIISHLLKKVKANDRTHAMVTAIKNGWVEARR
- the csrA gene encoding carbon storage regulator CsrA; this encodes MLVLTRKLNESIKIGDDVEVKIIGIEGDQVKLGISAPHNIDIHRKEIYLAIQEENNAAASSSLDVLKQLTNATDKNND
- the fliW gene encoding flagellar assembly protein FliW; the encoded protein is MQIETKYTGKTTINRENIIAFEHGVPSFEEEKEFILLPFSDSPGPFYILQSVNTAGLAFVVMTPFQFFPQYEAKLTDSVIEQLEIEDKNDVAVFVILTLRDTLESSTANLSGPIVINSNKQKGKQIVLSDTSYNTKHPLVQPAEADKGER
- a CDS encoding DUF6470 family protein, translated to MASAFLGGGGENQMNMPQIEIQQQNARTAIQQSRPQMSVRQPSATLEINQDLAGTLNISRTASKLYIDQSEAFADANLKASLRQSKEWSQIGEQAAMAYIAKTAGQGEQLKKIENGTNATPFIARQNGEKPQRQAGMVMMPESAFKVRFNFVPSELDIESKWGKPTIHARKNDPEIHIPKWQTDVYLEQKNWITFSAAGSTVNQRL
- the flgL gene encoding flagellar hook-associated protein FlgL — encoded protein: MRVTQSMLTHSSLRHLSQSYQNLHTLQNQLSTGKKISRASQDPVVAMNGMRYRTQATEVSQFKRNLSEVYNWMDNADAVMDKTGSTLHRVRELAVQASNDTYEETQRKNMAQEIRQLREHLESLANTKVNNKFIFNGTNTKDAPLSADKINMGIEVLAEDPASHVITYNSEVYELDAEHEGEGLVFRKADSNETITITDLGGENQELIFNNGSGQTNELLERQIVVSEKGAVSTNNEKVEIELMKGVNVPVNVNPGKVFSADFFGDIIQLEKALEDPATTSEELIGLIASFDRQIEKVVNERAELGARYNRVEMIDDRIQEQEVIAKRILSENEDVDIEKVITELLAAENVHRAALASTSRIMQPTLMDFLR